The window GGCGCATTTCCGCAAAAAGCAGCAGGCGGCCCTGCTCGCGATCCGCAAGCAGCACCCTCCAGAAGTCCAAAGTGTCCCCGGTATTGATGTCATCCACAGAAGTGCGTCCACGCCGCAGCCCGACACCTCCGAACAGTTTGTCGAGAAAACCGCGAATTTTCCACAGCCAGTTGCCGTAATACCAACCGATATCACCGCCGATCGACCAGATGCGGGTCAGGACCTGCTCCCTGTTTCTGATGGTGCGCTCTTTTCGATCCTTGAAACATCCGTTCACCGGCACCTGGATAAACTGAGACAACCCCGTCCGCACTCTGCCGCTGATCAGCGAATCTTTCCAGCTGGAAATGATGGCATTTTGCTCAATGCGCTCAAAGGCGCGTGAAACGGCCTCGGGATAGCTGATAGGTGAGATACCCAGCATGCCGGCAAGCCGGTTGTCGCGGCAGGTCACATCCACCTTCATACTGTCAACCAGCGAAACGGCCAGCGGATAGGACGTCGAAGTCACAAAATAGAGCCAGTACGAGGAGAGTTTCGGAGTGAGCACCGGCACAGTCAGAATAAACCGTTTGAGTCCGCGTGCCTCCGCATACTGCATCAGCATGCCGCGGTAAGTCAGCACTTCCGGACCGCCTATGTCAAAGCTCTGATCGTACGTCTCCTCGTTCAGCAATGTCTTGACCAGAAAAGCGATCACATCGCGGATGGCGATAGGCTGGGATTTTGTTTTGAGCCATCGCGGGGCAATCATGACCGGCAGCTTTTCGACCAGGTCACGGATGATTTCAAACGAGGCGCTGCCTGAACCGATGATGATGCCGGCCCGAAGGGTGGTCAGGGCGTAGTTGCCCTGAGAGAGGATGTCCTCCACCTGCTTGCGCGAGGAGAGGTGCTTGGACAAGTTCTCGTCATTGATGATACCGCTCAGATATACGACATGACGAACCTGTGTGGTATCCATGTAATCCCTGAAGTTCCGGGCTGATGTTTTCTCGAGGTCTTCAAAGTCACCGGCCCGCGACGACATCGAATGAACCAGATAGAAAGCCCCGTCGATATCCTTCGGGATGGAGGCCATTGATTCCGGATCCAGAAAATCGGCCTCCACAACGCACACGCGCGAGGTATCCTTAATATTCAGGTTCAGCCGGTTGCGGTCGCGGACACAGCATACGACATTGTGGCCGTTTTCCAGCAGAACAGGCAGCAGCCGCTTGCCGATATATCCGGTGACACCGGTCAGGAGAATGTTCATGTGCGCAAATTTAAGCGATACCAATAAATTACGTAAACAGACAACAGAAATCCGTGCCCCTTCATTCACCCGTCTGGAACAACCTCGAAGAAGATCAATCTGAAACCACTTTCCGGAACCCGTTTCGGATAACCGGGCAATTGACTACCTTTCTGAAGGCCGGTTGCCTCAGCTGTGCTTCAGCCCGGCCGCATCAAATCACATGTACGAAATAAAAAACTATCCTGCTATGCCACGTATTTCAGCCAGTTCTTACATTTTTACTCTTGCAATATTGCTTGTCACCATGCTTTTCGTCCGTCCCGCCCAGTCCCAGCTCCTGGACTACGGGGTAAAAGGCGGGGTCAATTTTTCGTCCATAACCGAAACGGATAACTCAGATATGCTGACCGGTTTCCATTTCGGAGGCTTTGTGAATATCCGTCCGCCGCTTTCCCCCATTTCCATCCAGCCGGAGGTGCTCTATACCCGCCTGGGCACCAACTTTGAGATCATTCCGTCTCCCGGTGTCAATGACCTGGAACCGGATGTCATTGAAGAGACGCTGACGATCGATTACCTCCAGATTCCGGTGCTGCTGAATTACTATCTGCCGCTTCCCGGCCCCCTGGGCCCGAAACTTTTTGCCGGACCCTATGTCGGTTTCAAGATGGATTCCGAATATGACTCCGAGATCAACGATATTGACCTGACCGATCAGCTGAATGACCTGGATTTCGGACTGGTTTTCGGTGCGGGAACCGATATCAGTCTGCTGCTTGCCACAGTGCATGTGGAAGCGCGGTTCATGCTCGGTCTCGAAAGTGTTTATACCGAAGATTTCGACAATGATGAACGCAACCGGGCGATCATGCTTTCTGCGGGGATTGCTTTCTGATGCAAGCCCTGTAAATCCGGATTCCGTAATAAGAGGTGACAGATGCAATGGCTCGTATCCATCCCGAAAAAACAGGTGTTGCAGCTGGCGGTTTCAGCGGCATTGGTGGCATTATTGACAGTACAGCCTGCCCGGGGTCAGTTTTTTGATTACGGATTCAAGGGCGGCGCACAGGTTGCCTCATTTGCCAATGCCGAGAACACCGACTACCTGACCGATTATCATTTCGGGATGTTTATGAACATACGGCCGTTTGCACTACCGGTCACAATCCGGCCGGAGGTGCTGTACACGAGAATGGGTACCGATTATGCCGCCATCCCGGCCGATCCCGGTTTCCCGACCCCGCCGGGCTCCCTGCATATCAGTTATATTCAGGTACCGCTGCTGATCAATGCCTATATTCCCGTACCCGGACCGCTGCACCCCGGCATTTATGCCGGTCCGTATATTGCTGTGATGACCAGCACCCGGTTTGAGGCAGAAGGGCAGCAGGTGAGAAATATTGATCAGTGGGTGCAGGATAGTGATTACGGGATAATGTTCGGGGCACTGATTGAATGGGATGTGGCAGTAACCCGTCTTCATACGGAACTCCGGTTTGTCTACGGGATGGAATCGGTATTCAGGGAGGATATGAACAGAGATGAGCAGAACAGGGCGATTTCCCTGTCGCTCGGTTTTGCAATTTGAACCAGAAGGGTATTTGCGTGTCAAAACGGACAGAAATTCTAGAAAAAACATACGAAATACTTACTATTGATGATGAGCGTGCCTGCCGCGACATCCCCGACAGTGCCTGCCGGGAAGCGCCGGGCAACTTTTTTCTCAATGCCGGAAACGGGGCGCTGACCAAGCTCGCCGAACAAATTGCGAGCCCCTCGCTAGTGCTGCCATGGCTGCTTGGGGCGATGGGAGCACCGGCATCGCTTAGTGGTTTCCTGGTTCCACTAAGCAAAAGCGGGTCATTGATGCCTCAGCTCCTGGTGTCATCCCGCATCCGCAAGTATTCCCGCCGCAAATATTTCTGGGTGGCGGCCGGATACACCCAGGCTTTGTCGCTGCTTCTGATGATACCG of the Natronogracilivirga saccharolytica genome contains:
- a CDS encoding SDR family oxidoreductase, producing the protein MNILLTGVTGYIGKRLLPVLLENGHNVVCCVRDRNRLNLNIKDTSRVCVVEADFLDPESMASIPKDIDGAFYLVHSMSSRAGDFEDLEKTSARNFRDYMDTTQVRHVVYLSGIINDENLSKHLSSRKQVEDILSQGNYALTTLRAGIIIGSGSASFEIIRDLVEKLPVMIAPRWLKTKSQPIAIRDVIAFLVKTLLNEETYDQSFDIGGPEVLTYRGMLMQYAEARGLKRFILTVPVLTPKLSSYWLYFVTSTSYPLAVSLVDSMKVDVTCRDNRLAGMLGISPISYPEAVSRAFERIEQNAIISSWKDSLISGRVRTGLSQFIQVPVNGCFKDRKERTIRNREQVLTRIWSIGGDIGWYYGNWLWKIRGFLDKLFGGVGLRRGRTSVDDINTGDTLDFWRVLLADREQGRLLLFAEMRLPGEAWLEFRIEGDKLIQEATYRPRGVWGRLYWYMVLPFHFFIFNGMINKLIRD
- a CDS encoding porin family protein; its protein translation is MPRISASSYIFTLAILLVTMLFVRPAQSQLLDYGVKGGVNFSSITETDNSDMLTGFHFGGFVNIRPPLSPISIQPEVLYTRLGTNFEIIPSPGVNDLEPDVIEETLTIDYLQIPVLLNYYLPLPGPLGPKLFAGPYVGFKMDSEYDSEINDIDLTDQLNDLDFGLVFGAGTDISLLLATVHVEARFMLGLESVYTEDFDNDERNRAIMLSAGIAF
- a CDS encoding outer membrane beta-barrel protein, with amino-acid sequence MQWLVSIPKKQVLQLAVSAALVALLTVQPARGQFFDYGFKGGAQVASFANAENTDYLTDYHFGMFMNIRPFALPVTIRPEVLYTRMGTDYAAIPADPGFPTPPGSLHISYIQVPLLINAYIPVPGPLHPGIYAGPYIAVMTSTRFEAEGQQVRNIDQWVQDSDYGIMFGALIEWDVAVTRLHTELRFVYGMESVFREDMNRDEQNRAISLSLGFAI